The segment tgtgtgtgtttgtgtctgtgtctgtgtgtgtgtgtgtcgttgtgtgtgtgtttctttgtgtgtgtgtgtgtgtgtgtgtgtgtgtgtgtgtgtgtccagactgaaaactcatctctttcgactccacttccagcaatagaactactaacaaagcacttaaatactaacaaaggactggctcctctaaagccagttgagtagcacttgaaatgttttgctctatgaaacctgatgtactttatgattctgttttcttctagtttgtatcttcctggttgaatgcacttattgtaagtcgctttggataaaagcctcagctaaatgcaatgtaatgtgtgtgtgtgtgtgtgtgtgtgtgtgtgtgtgtgtgtgtgtgtgtgtgtgtgtgtgtgtacctgagtCTGTGTGAGCCCCATCTGAGCAGCGAGCTCTGCCCTCTCTGGCAGAGCGAGGTACTGCGTCTGCTGGAACCTCTGGTTCAGGTTCTGCAGCTGCAGGCTGGAGTAGATGGTTCTGGGCTTCCTGACTTTCTTCCCCTTCCCGTTCACACGCAGCTCCTCCAGACCCTCATGACCTGAGACCCTCTTATCAGGGTCTAAAGGAGAGGGACATAGTAcatgaaaaacaacattaagatatacttaaagtacaacaaaaactgcacagcacatcaccaggacggagctgccatccatggaggacctctactcccagcagctcaggaagaaagccctcaggattatcaaagacccccatcaccccagccacaaactgttcagtctgctgccgtctggcaggcggtaccgcagcatctggactaaaaccaccagactgtttcatcccacaggccataagactattaaacacctgcaccCTGTGAAGAAGATCATAAACATTCAACTATGTGTCAACTTGCAATCtacttatttatataaatagttatcacCGCAATGAACCGTATTTAATTGTGTCGtaatgtaaaacaaaatatttcacattctgttcttgtacatttcatatctatttacatgtatatagacttcttgcactattttctatttttgtatttttgcaTTATATATGTCTCatcgttggaggagctcaggtcagaagcaTTTCattgaatcttccacgcaaaccaaagttagccatggagtgccacagggctcagtgctcggacctattctgttcacattatatatgcttccgttaggcaatattataaggaatcattctgtaaactttcattgttatgcggatgatactcaactatatttatcaatcaagcctgatgaaattaatcatctaaataaaattcaagacggcctcaaggacttaaaaacgtggtgaccttaaactttttgatgttaaacacgaccaaaactgaagttattgtacttggcccgaagaatctacgaaacaaattatctaaagatatattaactatggatggcattaatttggcctccagtgagactgtaaggaatcttgatgttatatttgatcaggatttatcctttaactcccacataaaatcaatttcaaggaccgcctacttccatctacgtaacattgcaaaaatcaggcatatcttgcctcaaaacgatgcagagaaactagtccatgcatttgttacttctaggctggattattgtaactccttattatcagggagtaccaagaagtcagtcaagtggcttcagctgattcaaaatgctgcggctcgtgtactaaccagagttaggaaaagggaccacattactcctgttctggctgccttacactggctccctatagaacacaggatagaatttaaagttcttcttctcgcctacaaagcccttaacctgttaaaccccatccctgtttttaaaaggggaaaattaataatcttttttcttaaAGTaacgataaacctgtgagttggatgtagaaaagtcagaatcaatataaatgttttttattttaaagaaaattcagattgaacatggtaaaattatagtgtccgtccaaaaataatTGTGTACTTATAGGgaaaaccacccttggatgatgcgatagtagactaaaagctttaggaatccaaggTACAACTGCGCATGCAGTTTGACGAAAGTGAAACCTGTCTCacgctctgaaatctgaaaacttaaaacaaggtttattgctgatggattatcagaaatcatttcaaagggaaagtacttctactttaactcaagtacaagatctgagtacttctacttttactcaaggacaagatctgagtacttctacttttactcaagaacaatacctgagtacttctacttttactcaagaacaagacccgagtacttctacttttactcaagaacaagacctgagtacttctacttttactcaagaacaagatatgagtacttctacttttactcaagaacaagacctgagtacttctacttttactcaagtacaagatctgagtacttctacttttactcaagaccaagacctgagtacttctacttttactcaagtatgtacttctacttttactcaagaacaagacctgagtacttctactttgactcaagtacaagacctgagtacttctacttgtactcataCTAACAGAATGGAGGCAACGATATAGTTGAAAGGGACTGGGTGTGGTGAAGCTCCATGGCCCATGAAGTGCAGCAAAAGAAGACGCCACACATGCGAGCtcgttcaggcagtcaactcgagcaccaatgagACATGAGCACGTGACGCGCCGCGTCCCTCTGACAACCAACCAAACGCTTCCACCTGCAGGCTCGTAGTTATCTcatcatcactcaatgttctttgtaCATCTGTGGAGCGGTGAGGCCGAGCCCAGACGCCCAACCCCACTGTATGCTGCTTCTAATGAGCATGTAAGTAACAGGTCTGACTGCACTCCCAACGTGTCCATCTCCATGGAGGGGTCGGGGGGGTCGGGGGGTCGGAGGGGCTTGATGAGTGCAAATGTTTGGTGAACGCCTGCCTTCTGCTCACGGCATCATCCATGCAATGAACTTAAGTGGAAATACGCTTCTGTCGTTTTCAAATATCTGTCTTGAACTTCATTTCTCTTCGATTAAATGACCTTAATAtagctttattttatttatattttatagggTTTTATACTTTGCTGTATCGATTCTGGTTGTCTTCCTTTATTTCTCCGAGAGGATCATTGTTGTTCTTAACAGcaccagactaaagacttttctttttgccgctgcttttaattgaactattcacatcttagactgcactgtaacttttatccatgtactttttcttttaatgtttattttattagcttttctttttaatgccactttctgaatgtctttcttttgttgtaaagcactttgaactgccttgtgttgaaaagtaatGTATGAATGAACTTGCCTTGACGTCTGATCTGAGGGGgtttcttgttgttgttggtttTAATTTGTTCTTTTTGAGCCGCACCCGCcgtataaataaagctttattgttgttgttgttgttgttgttgttgttgttgttgttgttgttgtgttttctttctTGCACCTCACAAACTCAatttatacatttgtatttcaacTTGTATATTTCCTACTTTATTTTGAGATGATTAAATATTaggattgtttatttctagtcttttaatttgtCTAATACACAAAgccttgtctttttatgctgctgccacGCAAACATGCTGCAGCCACGCAAACATGCTGCAGCCACGCAAACATGCTGCAGCCACGCAAACATGCTGCAGCCACGCAAACATGCTGCTGCCACGCAAACATGCTGCAGCCACGCAAACATGCTGCAGCCACGCAAACATGCTGCAGCCACGCAAACATGCTGCAGCCACGCAAACATGCTGCAGCCACGCAAACATGCTGCTGCCACGCAAACATGCTGCTGCCACGCAAACATGCTGCAGCCACGCAAACATGCTGCTGCCACGCAAACATGCTGCAGCCACGCAAACATGCTGCAGCCACGCAAACATGCTGCTGCCACGCAAACATGCTGCTGCCACGCAAACATGCTGCTGCCACGCAAACATGCTGCTGCCACGCAAACATGCTGCAGCCACGCAAACATGCTGCTGCCACGCAAACATGCTGCTGCCACGCAAACATGCTGCTGCCACGCAAACATGCTGCAGCCACGCAAACATGCTGCTGCCACGCAAACATGCTGCAGCCACGCAAACATGCTGCTGCCACGCAAACATGCTGCAGCCACGCAAACATGCTGCTGCCACGCAAACATGCTGCAGCCACGCAAACATGCTGCTGCCACGCAAACATGCTGCAGCCACGCAAACATGCTGCTGCCACGCAAACATGCTGCAGCCACGCAAACATGCTGCAGCCACGCAAACATGCTGCTGCCACGCAAACATGCTGCAGCCACGCAAACATGCTGCTGCCACGCAAACATGCTGCAGCCACGCAAACATGCTGCTGCCACGCAAACATGCTGCAGCCACGCAAACATGCTGCAGCCACGCAAACATGCTGCTGCCACGCAAACATGCTGCAGCCACGCAAACATGCTGCTGCCACGCAAACATGCTGCAGCCACGCAAACATGCTGCAGCCACGCAAACATGCTGCTGCCACGCAAACATGCTGCAGCCACGCAAACATGCTGCTGCCACGCAAACATGCTGCTGCCACGCAAACATGCTGCTGCCACGCAAACATGCTGCAGCCACGCAAACATGCTGCAGCCACGCAAACATGCTGCAGCCACGCAAACATGCTGCTGCCACGCAAACATGCTGCAGCCACGCAAACATGCTGCTGCCACGCAAACATGCTGCTGCCACGCAAACATGCTGCAGCCACGCAAACATGCTGCTGCCACGCAAACATGCTGCAGCCACGCAAACATGCTGCTGCCACGCAAACATGCTGCAGCCACGCAAACATGCTGCAGCCACGCAAACATGCTGCAGCCACGCAAACATGCTGCTGCCACGCAAACATGCTGCAGCCACGCAAACATGCTGCTGCCACGCAAACATGCTGCTGCCACGCAAACATGCTGCAGCCACGCAAACATGCTGCAGCCACGCAAACATGTCCGCCTTGGGATCAGTGAAGTCCTTCTTATCTCTTCAGACTCCTCGTTGTTCAAGAACACACGAAGGGTAATACATACAAAGTGTATTTTTTTAGTAAATGCTTTCATTTCTTTACGCTGCCTTTAAAATacttaatcacacacacacacacacacacacacacacacacacacacacacacacacacacacacacacacacacacacacacacacacacacacacacacacacacacacacacacacacacacacacacacacacacacacacacacacacacacacacacacacacacacacacacacacacacacacacacacacacacaccacacacacacacacacacacacacacacacacacacacacacacacactaatttaCACTTTCTTTTGGTCCTTTGAGTTTGTTTTAATGCGAGTCATTTTGTACTGTAgtgatattttttttttttcttgtagTATTTCTTGTATTTAGTTGTTGTACTTGTACTTATATCTGAGTACATTTTCCACCTCTGAGTGTTTTAATATTCTACATTGAGTTAAATCAAACTGTATATAAAAACATGGTTTAATGAATACCTCCACTCTCAgtttattttgatgccaatactcgtgtacttctactcaagtccTATTTTCAATTTAAGTATTTTATTTGAAGTATTTTTTAGCCTTTAGTTCTGAGGCTTTCCCGTCTTTGGTTCAGATTCCACACGATATTCAGAGTGAGATCAAATGTTCATTAATCTCTCCAGACTCACCTCCTCTCGTATTCTCACTTTCTTTTGATGCAAATAATTGTGTACTTTTAAATGtagctttttatttgtatgctttCCCTGCAGTCCGAATATTCCTCACGATATTTAGAGTTCAATCAAACTGTATATACATTTCAATGAATACCTCCAAACTCCTCCAGTCTCCGTTTCTTTGATGCCAATAATCGTGTACTTTAACTAAAGTAATATTTTGAATGCAGATATAGTATTTGTTGTATCTTTACCATTGAGTTCTGAGACGTTCCCTGCAGTCTGagttgaactattcatatctcagGTTCAGGTAAAGGCTCGTTATATCACTGTGTCACAGAGTTCCCACAATGCACTAGGGGAACAACTACGTCAGGCAgtgttcaggttcaggttcaggttcaggttcaggttcttTCTTCGTACCGTAGGTAGATTTAACCAACTGACACATCTCTAAATAAAGGACTagtaaaaagtacaagtacactGCTCCGTCAAATCTCAACATATttctaaaacatttaagaaggaaaacacGAGTACAATCATGGACATTcagaattaaataaataaatctgtgtgacgCTCCATGATGTGCTCATGTATGCAATAGCTGCTGTGTCGAAGTGTTTTTGTACCGCCTCGTTCTTCTCTTGGGGACGACTGACCTCCGGCCCGAAGGAGCACGCTTCTGAGCGAGAGGCTGGGAGTCATGGTCTGACATGGAGCTGGATAACCGCCGTCACTGCCTGAGGTACCGGGTCTCCAGGTGTAtcactgcctgaggtacagggtctccaggtgtatcactgcctgaggtacagggtctccaggtgtatcactgcctgaggtacagggtctccaggtgtatcactgcctgaggtacaggggCTCCAGGTGTAtcactgcctgaggtacaggggCTCCAGGTGTATCACTGCCTGAGGTACCGGggctccaggtttagctgtggctCACCAATCAGTCTGCTGGACCACTTTACGATCTGACTCAGATCATCAATGTTAAAATGCTGGAGCCCTTTTGCACACGGCCTCGCAGTTTGGACCAGAGCTACATTCTGAGTCAATAAATGTCCCGAGATATTTGTATCTGCTGGGATCAAGTGTTTTCGTGCCGCCTCGTTCTTCTCTGGACGACTGACCTCCGGCCCGAAGGAGCACGCCTCTGAGCGAGAGGCTGGGAGTCGTGGTCTGACACGGAGCTGGATAACCGCCGTCGCTGCCCTGCCACTTGCATTCATGTGTTTCTTCATTTCATGTTTAATTTACTAACGTAgtattttaaatgtaagtattttATTTGTAGTATTTTACAGGAGACGTATCCTGCAGTTTTTAGTTCATATTCAACATGGTATTTAGAGTGAAATCAAAGTTGAATTCATATCTCCAGCCTCACCCGTCTCCTCCAGTCCGGATGTGAGTTTTACTCGATGGAAataattgtgtacttttactaaagttatgttttaattgtaggttttttatttgtatgctttTACTGCCGTTTGAGTAGTTTTTGGTTAAATCACCTGCATAATGAATATCCAGTCTGCTACAATCAGTTTATTTCGTTGCCAATAAttctgtacttctactaaagtccTATTTTCAATTgaagtattttatttgtaatatgTGTAGCATTTAGTACTGAGTCTGAGACTTACCCTGCGGTCTGAGTAGTACATGAATGTTAATCAATATCTCCAGACTCACCCGTCTCCTCCAGTCTGATACTCTCAGTTTATTTCGATGCCAATAATTgcgtacttctactaaagtcaTATTTTAATTTAAGTTTTGATTTGTAGTATTTTTAGCATTTAGTTCTGAGACTTTTCCTGCAGTCTGAGTAGTTTCTGGTATTTAGAGTTCAATCACATGTTATGAATATCTCCAGTCCGCTACTCTCTGAGTACTATCATGTTGTACTTTTACGGAAGTTAGTATTAGTAGTTGTTTTGTTAATATTTCACATgatatttaaatgaaatgtttaaTTAATATCTCCACACTCACCCGTCTCCTCCAGTCTCGTGTGCCCGTGCGCGCCCCCGTGCCCCGCGTGCTGGTATCCCAGGTAAGCCCCGGGGTGGTGCGCGTTCATGTTGCTGTGGTACGGTGGGTAACCGAGCGGTCTCCCGTACGAGGACGCgcccgaggaggaggagaagggccCCTCGTGCTGCGGGGGCCCCACCAGCGCGTGCACAGGGTAATGTCCGTGCGCGTGGCCGTGGGGAGGCTGCTGGTGCCCCGAGTAACCCCCGAACTCTAGGAACGCGGATTTGGAGGGATCCGGCGGGACCAAAGTGTCCGATAATGAGCTCATAGTCATCATATGGGTCGGGGGTGGGAAACAAGAAACGCGTTGGTCatcacacaggaacgcgcatcAGAGGGGAGAGttcagagatcagagagcaaCAAATCCCCTGTAAATGCAGAAATCACAAATAATCCTCTGGATGAAAAGGAAGATTTACAGGAGCTCCACCCGACGCATCCCGGCTCAAGTGTCCGGGAAGAGGCGCTCATAGGCGGGCAGGAGGAGGACGAGCGGCCGCTGGAGGAGAAACAAGAGAGGTTCcaagaaaaagtaaaaaaacagaTTTTAAATCCTAAAAAGTATTCTCTTctcccagtgtgtgtgtgtgtgtgtgctgagtggatgtgaggagtgtgttgctgctctcCTCTGcacggtgtgtgtgtcacctctccacacactcacacacacgccaCGCGCTCATTGGCTGGAGGCTCCGCATGTCATCACAAAGATGTAATGCGCGCTTCGATGCGGCTGCGAAGAGACGAGCACTTTGATTATGAAGATGCTGTTCTGCACACGAGCAGATTCCTCTCATCTCGGCGGCGGGAATAAGACTGGTTCATTATTAAAGACGCACTACATGATGATATCAGAACAGCATCTCATTGCATTACAATAACAATTCAATCACACGCAACCGCATTAAGATGATATCAAATTAAAGCATTAACTGCATTACAATAACGTAAACAAGGAAAACAATTGcactaaaataaa is part of the Pseudochaenichthys georgianus unplaced genomic scaffold, fPseGeo1.2 scaffold_694_arrow_ctg1, whole genome shotgun sequence genome and harbors:
- the LOC117443880 gene encoding homeobox protein Dlx4a-like; its protein translation is MMTMSSLSDTLVPPDPSKSAFLEFGGYSGHQQPPHGHAHGHYPVHALVGPPQHEGPFSSSSGASSYGRPLGYPPYHSNMNAHHPGAYLGYQHAGHGGAHGHTRLEETDPDKRVSGHEGLEELRVNGKGKKVRKPRTIYSSLQLQNLNQRFQQTQYLALPERAELAAQMGLTQTQVKIWFQNKRSKYKKIMKNGPCGPEGGENLVPPPAPPSLWDVSMAAKVAPGHSAGYMNNFSHWYPTPHPPHPQDSMPRTQMM